From Lampris incognitus isolate fLamInc1 chromosome 13, fLamInc1.hap2, whole genome shotgun sequence, one genomic window encodes:
- the golga4 gene encoding golgin subfamily A member 4 isoform X1, with amino-acid sequence MFKKLKQRINDEQPQPPPHRNAQSPQQAQVGAGDRRSSNTPAFHHEATPSPSDRESASKEVTRSPRGSINGDGSASPQQRDETSTSFAQKLQLKVPSMESLLRGGASRAENLFRSSSKESLVRSPSRDSLTPLGESETSATPAYDPPSDIESEAEESPGNVDSLSRELLLHRLNRVERSLANYRGKYSELVTAYRTVQRDKEKTQVILSQSQDKALRRIGELREELQMDQQAKKHLQDEFDAALEEKDQMITVLQTQVALMKKQFKKVSDTVAPPDGGVLQSEDARDSTSTPQSPSKELAAEMGATEAEEGSSDPAKVMEVLQKRVKRQENLLQKCKDLLRTHKERSAQLGSENETLQEQLQERLQELERMKELHTTEKTKLITQLRDAKNLIEQLEQDKGMVIAETKRQMHETLEMKEEEIAQLRSRIQQATVQKEELQEQKEKSEKSSFEELERALGVAQRAEEARKQLQVQLEEQMKAMEKANEDERKNLQKELTRVKQEVVVIMKKSSEETLADMERCHNEALAAKEQELEARISQAVEKCKEEFLQAAKEQEQQEALALEDAELQKTALKAEAENRVKDIQLELEAARTRILELESSLEKSTQDASVPSHDYSSQLEELKAKHKEQMSALREEHREQLERHKDILAQKHTSLEELKEKHRMEMETLLKDKELQFQAHVEDMNKKTLEKLDIKQTELETLSSELSMVLKSKQLLEEKLAAAGDADNLGRQALEQRLQEEVEKHNLKILNIKQQHEQSLGGIEKTLKDELNALRIVLKEKERELGEHTVREKKLEEESTTHLQELNIKVKELEELQQSFSQAQSEKESLVESNAQLNEITKDLAQSKKDFKNLEHQLELKETDCKEKEESLQQRLLELQELEQQLQQTKRQLAEQEKSYGEELNVKKEEVGHLKKLLDDEKAAHKKTENTKKEMEGKLKALETKMGKLKRKAEEMQEKFKKKLQENEESMKKELAKKETELQQKEQQVQEKILEMAQKSSQGLSSAMSELQVNHKEELEKLHKTHKHVLEEMEHRWQERLRHQEDDLTEKNSHVLQEKSQEMEDISHQLSSSKEESERALHELKDLKEELVIRETTVQKLQAELKEAAVKLESLSQGELLLKEQMESVERNLNQALSERNSLQDQLSTSEDSRVKLKALSEKFEETEGQLKALNASKLKEGEDLQRKLEESALQLEAKETEFQKQLIVIGNQMEHYFKEVQIKLECGANELCERVECRVRELSERLLCNQKRIGHLKNVILSKADRICTLEEHLLQRQEDNKNLCSSIEQMTAQLTAHIEHTEALTNERDSLQRDTDTNSQSISEKVLRIKQLSEENKTISESLQTNMLHINDLESIINDLKTQLAGKVEEKEEAITLLNQQYKEEKQNVVAQMEKTIERLEQERKSAVEQADILRKSLSEFENKAESKFTQNQNTVISLQTRLEDMEREISEKNETLQRLTASIDNQSISKSEMDQALSEKEQKVSALTLMLESCNDRLGELQDRLALKTKECEQLTADLKQQHTIRENEKREFTEQLQQTQKQYTQNYNVVCETEEKLHSLEKENQTCKLELKSQKEEFEKMKNEILKSKEESLKATEERLSTESARKVSEFKKKAEQKLVQIKKQLMSQIEEKDQIIKDRQTSLEELKDSEESNKHHMETLEEKGRALEDAVAKLKEEQEKHLEQIQTSEKLEKEKCLDELKNMYEEKLSSLQRDIGQVSKADETLATLEEVRARLKEAEEQNENLSTEISRLKEQLLERDAQLDQQQGVSSCLEKQGQIPLELENEVNVGQSNVEKTKSTLGTEQGNHSVSQEEDGASPEFLRKKLVEVENEKQKIQKDLTRLQKDIRLLRKEHEQDLDYTRKELAEANESKLKLELEDVEMKHKSELKQLMREFNTQMALKENEIDTSVKETIAKAQSVEAELISGHREEVSQLQKVIVQKEDDLHRTVQTYEQVLQSREEEMGDRVWQVQKELEELQTRCHDNSTMSVEEVQAQLAEKTTLLSEARLKEQEFVDRIHSLEDKIRFFQKNSVVTHLGSPYKDPGYNSADALSEPTEFEYLRKVLFEYMMGRETKTMAKVITSMLKFPPDQTQKVLDKEDSKAVPWLR; translated from the exons ATGTTCAAGAAGCTGAAGCAAAGAATCAACGACGAGCAGCCGCAGCCGCCGCCGCACAGGAATGCGCAGTCCCCACAGCAGGCCCAG GTTGGCGCTGGAGACAGGCGGAGCAGCAACACCCCTGCCTTTCACCATGAGGCCACACCCTCTCCAAGTGACAGAGAG AGTGCCTCTAAAGAAGTAACAAGGTCTCCCAGGGGTAGCATCAATGGAGATGGAAGTGCTTCTCCTCAG CAGAGGGATGAGACCTCAACATCATTTGCCCAGAAATTACAATTGAAGGTTCCATCCATGGAGTCTCTGCTCCGTGGTGGTGCCAGTCGGGCAGAAAATCTGTTCCGCTCCTCTTCCAAAGAGAGCTTGGTCCGCAGTCCATCCCGTGACTCCCTTACCCCATTGGGGGAGAGTGAGACCTCTGCCACCCCTGCATATGATCCTCCTTCAGATATTGAGAGTGAGGCCGAGGAGTCTCCAGGAAATGTGGACTCCCTTTCCAGAGAGCTGCTGCTGCATCGCCTCAACAGAGTGGAGAGGAGCCTGGCAAACTACAGAGGGAAGTACTCTGAG CTGGTTACAGCGTACCGAACGGTACAACGAGATAAGGAAAAAACCCAG GTTATACTTAGTCAGAGCCAAGATAAAGCCCTTCGTAGGATAGGGGAGCTGAGGGAG GAGTTGCAAATGGACCAGCAGGCCAAGAAGCATCTACAGGACGAATTTGATGCTGCCTTGGAAGAAAAAGACCAGATGATAACTGTCCTCCAGACCCAG GTTGCTCTGATGAAGAAACAATTCAAGAAGGTATCTGATACTGTGGCGCCACCTGATGGTGGAGTGTTACAGTCTGAAGATGCAAGGGACTCCACCTCCACCCCACAGAGCCCCTCTAAGGAGCTTGCAGCAGAGATGGGAGCAACAGAGG CAGAAGAGGGCAGTAGCGACCCAGCCAAAGTGATGGAGGTGCTGCAGAAGAGAGTGAAGAGGCAGGAAAACCTGCTGCAGAAGTGCAAAGACCTGCTGCGAACGCACAAGGAGCGGAGTGCCCAGCTGGGCAGCGAGAATGAAACCCTGCAAGAACAGCTGCAGGAGAGACTGCAGGAGCTGGAGAGGATGAAG GAATTGCACACAACAGAGAAGACAAAGCTGATCACCCAGCTGCGGGATGCTAAGAACCTGATTGAACAACTAGAGCAGGACAAG GGCATGGTGATTGCAGAAACAAAGCGTCAGATGCATGAGACTCTGGAGATGAAGGAGGAGGAGATTGCCCAGTTACGCTCCAGGATCCAGCAGGCTACTGTCCAGAAGGAAGAACTTCAAGAGCAGAAGGAAAAGTCTGAGAAATCAT CGTTTGAAGAACTAGAACGGGCTTTGGGCGTGGCCCAGAGAGCAGAGGAAGCCAGGAAGCAGCTGCAGGTTCAACTGGAGGAGCAGATGAAAGCGATGGAGAAGGCCAATGAGGATGAGAGGAAGAATTTGCAGAAGGAGCTTACACGAGTTAAACAGGAGGTTGTTGTTATAATGAAG AAATCATCTGAGGAGACATTGGCTGATATGGAAAGATGCCACAATGAAGCATTGGCTGCCAAGGAACAGGAACTAGAAGCCAGAATCAGTCAAGCCGTG GAGAAATGTAAAGAAGAGTTTCTGCAGGCGGCTAAGGAGCAAGAACAACAAGAAGCTCTGGCTCTGGAGGATGCAGAACTACAGAAGACTGCTCTGAAAGCAGAGGCTGAGAACAGGGTCAAAGACATACAGTTAGAGCTAGAAGCTGCAAGAACT AGAATACTGGAGCTTGAGAGCTCTCTGGAGAAGAGCACCCAAGATGCATCGGTTCCGTCCCATGACTACTCCAGCCAGTTGGAGGAACTGAAGGCTAAACACAAGGAGCAAATGTCGGCATTACGGGAGGAGCACCGGGAGCAGCTGGAGAGGCATAAAGACATCCTTGCCCAGAAGCACACTTCTTTAGAGGAACTCAAGGAAAAACACAGAATGGAGATGGAGACCCTCTTGAAAGATAAAGAGCTCCAGTTCCAAGCTCACGTTGAAGACATGAACAAGAAAACTTTGGAGAAATTGGATATTAAGCAGACAGAGCTCGAGACGCTTTCTTCTGAACTTTCCATGGTCTTGAAGAGTAAACAGCTTCTGGAGGAGAAGCTGGCAGCAGCTGGAGATGCTGACAATTTAGGCAGACAGGCATTGGAGCAGAGGCTACAAGAAGAGGTGGAAAAGCACAATTTGAAAATATTGAACATCAAGCAACAGCACGAACAGTCACTTGGGGGTATAGAGAAAActctgaaagatgaactgaatgcaTTGAGGATTGTTCTTAAAGAAAAGGAAAGGGAACTTGGAGAACATACCgtaagagaaaaaaaacttgaaGAGGAATCTACAACTCATCTACAGGAGCTAAATATCAAGGTTAAGGAACTGGAGGAGCTACAGCAGAGTTTTTCACAAGCCCAGTCTGAAAAGGAAAGCTTGGTGGAGTCTAATGCGCAGTTAAATGAGATAACTAAGGATCTTGCTCAGAGCAAGAAGGACTTTAAAAATTTGGAGCATCAACTGGAACTTAAAGAAACTGATTGTAAAGAGAAAGAGGAGTCACTTCAGCAAAGGTTACTTGAGCTTCAAGAACTAGAACAGCAGCTACAGCAGACCAAGAGGCAACTTGCTGAGCAAGAGAAATCATATGGGGAAGAACTAAACGTTAAGAAGGAAGAAGTAGGACACCTGAAGAAATTATTGGATGATGAAAAGGCAGCCCACAAAAAGACTGAAAACACCAAAAAGGAAATGGAAGGGAAACTGAAAGCACTGGAAACAAAGATGGGCAAGTTAAAACGGAAAGCCGAGGAAATGCAGGAGAAATTCAAGAAAAAGCTACAGGAAAATGAAGAGTCAATGAAAAAAGAACTTGCGAAGAAGGAGACAGAACTCCAGCAAAAAGAGCAACAAGTCCAAGAGAAAATTCTAGAGATGGCCCAAAAAAGTTCACAAGGTCTCAGCAGTGCAATGTCAGAATTGCAGGTCAACCACAAAGAAGAACTGGAGAAACTGCACAAGACCCATAAGCATGTTCTTGAGGAAATGGAGCATCGTTGGCAGGAGAGGTTGAGACACCAGGAAGATGATTTAACAGAGAAAAATTCACACGTACTACAAGAGAAGTCCCAAGAAATGGAGGACATTTCTCATCAGCTCAGTAGTAGCAAAGAAGAAAGTGAGCGAGCACTACATGAGCTAAAGGACTTAAAGGAGGAGCTGGTAATTCGAGAGACCACTGTACaaaagctgcaagcagagcttaaaGAAGCTGCAGTTAAGCTTGAGAGTTTGTCTCAGGGTGAATTGTTGCTCAAAGAGCAAATGGAGTCAGTTGAAAGAAACCTTAACCAGGCATTGAGTGAGAGAAATTCACTCCAAGATCAGCTGAGCACATCAGAAGACAGCAGAGTGAAGCTGAAGGCGTTGTCAGAAAAGTTTGAGGAAACCGAGGGGCAGCTTAAAGCCCTCAATGCCTCAAAATTGAAGGAAGGTGAAgatttgcagaggaagcttgagGAGAGCGCTTTACAGCTGGAAGCAAAAGAAACAGAATTTCAGAAGCAGCTAATTGTAATTGGCAACCAGATGGAGCATTACTTTAAGGAGGTTCAGATTAAGTTGGAGTGTGGCGCCAATGAACTCTGTGAAAGAGTTGAATGTAGGGTGAGAGAGCTGAGTGAAAGACTTTTGTGTAATCAGAAAAGGATAGGACATCTTAAAAATGTTATCCTTAGTAAAGCAGACAGAATTTGCACTTTAGAGGAGCATCTTTTGCAGCGGCAGGAGGACAATAAGAATCTATGCAGTTCAATAGAGCAGATGACTGCTCAGCTTACAGCTCATATAGAGCATACTGAAGCCTTAACAAATGAAAGGGACAGTCTTCAAAGAGATACTGACACTAATTCTCAATCCATCTCTGAGAAAGTCCTAAGAATCAAACAGCTTAGTGAAGAAAACAAAACTATCTCAGAAAGCCTTCAGACGAATATGTTGCATATTAATGACCTGGAAAGCATCATCAATGACTTGAAAACCCAGTTAGCAGGAAAGGTAGAGGAGAAGGAAGAAGCCATAACTTTGTTGAACCAGCAGTATAAGGAGGAGAAACAAAATGTTGTTGCTCAAATGGAGAAGACAATTGAGAGACTGGAGCAAGAGAGAAAATCTGCAGTGGAGCAGGCTGACATACTCAGGAAAAGTCTGTCTGAGTTTGAGAATAAGGCAGAGTCCAAGTTCACTCAGAACCAAAATACTGTCATCTCTCTGCAAACCAGGCTTGAAGACATGGAGCGAGAAATCTCAGAAAAGAACGAAACTTTGCAGAGGCTTACAGCCAGTATCGACAATCAGTCAATCAGCAAGTCTGAGATGGACCAGGCGCTGAGTGAGAAAGAGCAGAAAGTCAGTGCTCTTACCTTAATGCTTGAGAGCTGCAATGATCGACTTGGTGAGCTTCAGGATCGGTTGGCTTTAAAGACAAAAGAGTGTGAACAACTCACAGCTGACCTAAAACAGCAGCACACCATCAGGGAGAATGAGAAGAGAGAGTTCACTGAGCAGCTGCAGCAAACGCAGAAGCAGTACACTCAGAATTATAATGTGGTTTGCGAGACCGAGGAAAAACTACACTCCCTGGAGAAAGAAAACCAAACTTGTAAATTAGAGCTTAAAAGTCAAAAGGAGGAATTTGAAAAGATGAAAAATGAAATTCtaaagagcaaggaggagagtctgAAGGCAACAGAGGAGAGGCTGTCAACAGAAAGCGCCAGGAAAGTATCAGAATTTAAAAAGAAAGCAGAGCAGAAACTGGTTCAGATTAAAAAACAGCTTATGTCACAGATTGAGGAGAAAGATCAGATCATCAAAGATCGTCAGACTAGCTTGGAAGAACTCAAGGATAGCGAAGAATCCAATAAACATCACATGGAAACCCTCGAAGAGAAAGGACGAGCACTTGAGGATGCTGTTGCTAAACTCAAAGAGGAGCAGGAAAAACATCTCGAACAGATTCAGACCAGTGAGAAGCTTGAGAAAGAAAAGTGTTTGGATGAATTGAAAAACATGTATGAAGAAAAGCTATCTTCACTTCAGAGAGATATAGGCCAGGTGTCTAAAGCAGATGAAACTCTCGCAACATTAGAGGAAGTTAGAGCAAGGCTAAAAGAAGCAGAAGAGCAGAATGAAAACCTCTCCACCGAAATTAGTCGTTTGAAAGAACAACTACTTGAGAGGGATGCACAACTTGATCAGCAACAGGGAGTAAGTTCATGCTTGGAGAAACAGGGCCAGATTCCACTTGAACTGGAGAATGAGGTGAATGTGGGACAGAGCAATGTGGAGAAAACCAAGAGCACATTGGGAACGGAGCAGGGGAACCATTCTGTTTCTCAGGAAGAAGACGGTGCATCTCCAGAGTTCTTGAGGAAGAAATTGGTAGAGGTCGAGAATGAAAAGCAGAAAATCCAGAAAGACTTAACCCGTTTGCAGAAGGACATCAGGTTGTTGAGAAAGGAGCATGAGCAGGACCTAGACTATACAAGGAAAGAGCTGGCAGAGGCAAATGAGTCAAAGCTCAA ACTCGAGCTGGAAGATGTAGAAATGAAGCACAAGTCTGAACTGAAGCAGTTAATGAGGGAGTTCAACACACAAATGGCTTTGAAAGAAAACGAGATTGATACGTCAGTGAAAGAGACCATCG CGAAGGCCCAGAGCGTGGAAGCGGAGCTCATCAGTGGCCATCGGGAGGAAGTCAGTCAGCTGCAGAAGGTGATTGTCCAGAAAGAGGATGACTTGCATAGAACTGTCCAGACGTACGAGCAGGTTTTACAG AGCCgggaggaggagatgggggaCAGAGTGTGGCAAGTCCAGAAAGAGCTAGAGGAGCTACAAACAAGATGCCATGATAATTCTACG atgAGTGTTGAGGAAGTGCAG